A region of the Paenibacillus sp. J23TS9 genome:
TATCAACTTCTTGATAAACGATCTGAATCCCCAGATCCTTCGCATCCTTCGGATTACGAATATGTACCGGTTCATCATCAATATAAATTTCTCCTGTATAATGGCCGTATGCGCCGGACAAAACCTTCATCAGTGTGGATTTCCCAGCACCGTTCGCCCCAATCAATGCATGTGAAGTTCCTGTCGTCGTCAGAAAATCAACATTTTCCAGTGCTTTAACGCCCGGGAATTCAATGGAAATCTTCTTCATTTGCAGCTTTATTTGCTTGGCTTCGCCCATCTCTTCACCTTCTAGAAAGGATTTCATCACAAGTATGGGAAGTGCCGTCATGCAGCACTTCCCCATACCTGTCGCTTTGCTTATTCAGCCCAGACTGTTTTTCCTATTTGGCGTAAGCTTCTTTCAAGCTCTTCATCCAAGGTTCCTCAAAAGCATCGCTTACTCCCCACCCAGGCATTACTTTTGCAAGATTAACCATGTTTACGCTTTCGGCAGAAGTCTTCAGCTTGTCTTGAGTAATCAATGTGGCAGCAAGGTCATAGGTCTGCGGTACTTCTTCACCGGCGATTTTCTTCGCAAGCATACGAACATCAACTTGTCCGATTACTTTTGGATCTACGGCGGCGGTAGATACCCATGGACTCTTGTCTTCCTGCATCATCTGAAGATCTGCGTTGGAAACGTCGATACCATAGATTTTAACTTCATCGCGCCCCGCTTCTTTCACTGCACGCGCTGCACCGATCGCAAAGGCATCCCAAGTCGCGAAAATCGCACTGATTTCACCTTTTTTATGTTTAGTAAGCATGGCCGAAACGGCATTTTGCGTTTGTACGGATGTATCTGCCGACGCGATCCCGAAGCGCTCGATTTCCTGAATTCCTGGGTTCGCAGTCATAAATTCCTTATAAACGGCGTTACGTCGTACCATCGGAGGGAAACCATCTACCCAAAGGTAAATAATTTTGCCCTGGCCTTTAAGCTCATCATTCATTTGAGTCAATGCCAGCTTGGCAAGGTTCTCATCATCCTGGGAGGTAAGAGTCACGCCTTGCACACTCGCGAGGTCCGGGTTGGAGTCAAACGCTACAACCGGAAGCCCTTTAGCCGTAATTTTCTTCACATCTTCAACCGTTGCAGCATCGTCACCATGAGAGATGATAAATCCATCATAATCTTTTTCAAGCGCTTGTGAGATCGCGTCATGGAACTTTGCGGTATCCCCGTTAGCCGAGAATGTATCCACTACAAAACCCATGGATGTCCCTTCCTGCTTGGCACCAGCCAGGAACTGAGCTGTATGGTCATCTCCGCCAATTTTACGAACCACCATGATTTTGACCTGATCGTCTTTGGCAATCTTATCAGGCACGCCTTCCACAACTTTCTTCTCTGGTGCCTTGCTTCCCCCGCTTGAGCATCCCGTTGCAACTACTGCCACTGCGAATAAGCTGATCAGCAGCTTGCTAAAAGTCTTTTTCTTCATGTCCTGCACCCCTTCAAATGATAATCCGCTTACTCTCTATTATAATTTTTAAGAATAGCGCTGAGCTTGTTAGAATTTTAGCACTGTAAAGCCTAAGAGACAATAAAAAATATAGTGCTTTTTATGGTTTGTTATCAGCTTTATATAAAGATTGATTTGACTTAGGTATGTAAATAAAATAAACATTTTAAATTCCATATTCATGAGATTTTATATGCAAAAACACATCCGTCCTTTAAGGGACGAATGTGTTCGTGGTACTACCCTGTATTTCATAGATTCGCCTGTTCATTGCAGCACGAAGCCATTCTGAAATTAAAATAACGGGCTTCTCCCGGCCTAGATTACTCGAATCTGCAGATTCTTTCATCCGGCAGCTCGCAAGTTTGGGAAGCTCATACCGTTCACATAACCTTCAAGCAGAAGGCTGCTTTTCTTGAAGCACAACGGGGGTTCAATGAACTTAGGGTCTTGGTCACAGCTTTTCATGGTGTATAGCAAACTCTCAAGTTTGTTTTTCCATACATTACAGGATGAAGAAGAATAATGTCAAGTATTCAGCACTGTTTAATTATAATTCACTGTAATTTTTGTAAAAGCTGCACTCTGTATGCTTCACTTTCGAGTGATTGGATCTCTTTGTATTCCGCGTCCGTAAGCGCTTTTGGCGTACCGGCAGCTTTGGCAGCGAGATATATTTTCGCGCTCTCTTCAACAACCTCTGTACGGTAATAAGCTTCACGCAGATTTTTCCCTGTCGTTACAAGCCCGTGATTCTCCAGCAAAATCGAATTATGCTGTCCCACTTTGGCAGCTACCGCATCAGCCAGCATATCCGTGGTTGGCAGAACATACGGCACGAAAGTTACTTCGCCCACCAAAGCAGCCTGGTCCGGGAATAACATCGGCAGCTCCTGAGCAACCAGCGTTAATGCAATGCAATATGCAGGATGTGTATGCACAATAGCCTGGATATCCGGATTCTCGCGGTAAGCATACAGATGCATCAGTACCTCCGATGACGGACGGACTTCTGTATCTAATACTTTTCCGGACTCGATCTCCACGCGAATCCATTGATGTGGTTCAATATCCTCCAAGGCAAAACCGCTTGGCGACAGCAGCATTAAATCACCTGCTTTCGCACTGATATTACCTCCAGGACCTACGACAAGACCTTTGGCAACCGTCTTGCGGGCATACAGTGTCAGTTCTTCCCGTACTTTTTGTTCCAGTGATTGAGTCATCTCTCCATACACTCTCCTATCGTCTGTTTGCACGCGGACTCAAATGCCTCCGCTCTTAGTTCTTCATTTTCTGAAGCACAATCCGCTGGTAATACTGCTGGTAACGTTCTTCCCATTGATCCGCATCTTCGGGAACATAAGTTTCAGGAGGGAAGGATTGACGGACAACCTCGCGGATCTCCGCCAAATTCTTCACTTCTCCGTGAGCCTTCGCCTGCATCATCAAATTACCGATGGAGGTTGCCTCTACAGGCCCTGCGATCACGGTTCTACCAGTTACATTCGCGGTCAGCTGGCAAAGCAGGCGGTTCTGGATTCCTCCGCCCACCATGTGAATATGTTCTAAATGCTCCCCTGTCAGCTCTTCGATCTCACTTAATGTCTGTCTGTATTTAAACGCCAGACTCTCAAGGATGCAGCGGATGATTTCCGGACGCGACTGCGGCACCGGCTGCCCACTGGTACGGCAGTATTCCTGAATCCTCTGCGGCATGCCTCCCGGCGGCAAAAATACTGCATCACCCGCATCCACATAGCTTGAATTAACCGGGGCATGCTGCGCCATTTCCGTTAATTCAGCATAACCGAGCTGCGTTCCTTCCATCGCCCAGGTACGTCGGCATTCCTGAAGCAGCCAGAGACCCATGATATTTTTGAGCATTCGGATCTTTCCTTCCGCACCGCCTTCATTGCTGAATAAAAGCTGCCTGCTGCGTTCTGTCAAAATCGGCTCATCCAGCTCAATTCCCATCAGCGACCAGGTACCGCTGCTGATGAAGGCATAACGGCTGTCTGTTGCTGGAATCGAGGCGACGGCAGCAGCCGTATCATGACCGGATGCAGCAATTACAGGCATAGCATCGACTGACAGCTCTCCGCAGATATCTGAACGAAGCGCACCAAGCCGTGTTCCAGGCATGACAATCGGGTTAAACAGCGATTGAGGAAGCGAGAGCGCATCCAGAACCGGCGTGCTCCATTCTCTCTTCATTGAATCGAGCAGCCCGCTTGTACTGGCAATCGTATATTCGCTGGCCATGACGCCAGACAGATAGTAATGGAATAAATCCGGCATAAACAGCATCCGCCGATCACTTGCGTTTTGGTCGAACCGCAGATGCTCTTCGGCAAACAATTGATACACCGTATTTATACTGGAAGATTGAATGCCGGTTCGTGCATACAGTTCAGACTCGCTAATCAGCTTCAGAGCCTCCTGCATTGCTGTTTCACTCCGTAAATCCCGGTAATGGTACGGATTGCCGATCAGACGTCCCTTAGGATCAACCAAACCATAATCCACACCCCAGGTATCAACGGCTATTGAGGCGGGAGTGCGGCCAAGCTGCTGCTTGGCCTTCACAACTCCCTGCTTGAGCTCATGAAACAGTCTTAGGAAATCCCAATGCAGTCTATCGCCCAGCTGAACCGGTTCATTGTCAAAACGGTGAACCTCCTGAATAGACAGCCGCTCCCCGTCAAAATGACCGGTTACCGCTCTGCCGCTGCTTGCTCCGAAATCCACCGCCATCATCTGCAATGATTGTGTACTCACTTCATCACCTCAATTAGCAGGTTTACTTGTACATCGGTCCAAAGTTCTTGCATGCACGGTAATCTGCACCTTCCGGATCATTCGTTCCGAACATTCCCCATGCTCTTGGACGGAAAATTTGTTCATCTTTTACATTGTGCATACTTACCGGAATCCGGAGTATGGAGGCCAGTGTAATCAAGTCCGCGCCGATATGGCCATAGCTGATAGCTCCGTGGTTTGCACCCCAGTTATCCATAACGGAGTATACATCCTTGAAGGATCCTTCTCCCGTCAGATTTGGTGCAAACCAGGTCGTAGGCCATGTTGGATCCGTACGCTTATCAAGCTTATCGTGCACGTCCTCCGGCAGCTCGACAGTGTAGCCTTCAGCAATTTGAAGAACAGGTCCAAGCCCCTTCACGAGATTCAGACGAGACATCGTGACAGGCATGCCGCCACGGGTCAGGAAGTCAGAGGAGAAACCGCCGCCGCGGAAATATTCGACCGCTGCAGGACGCCAGGACGTTGCCTTCAGGCAGTTATTCGCATCCTCCTCGGTAATTTCCCAAAATGGTTTCATCGCAGGCTTGCCATCTATCATTTGCTCACCCGTGCCATCAAGTGCCGCCGGACCGGAGTTGATCAAATGCAGAAGTCCGTTTTCACCCGGACCTGTCAGCTCATGACCTGTTACGCGCTTCACCGCATCCGGACTCCAATAAGTACGAACATCCGCAAAGATTTGGGCTGTATTGGTCAGCAGGTTGCCGAACAGCATCGATACCCCGTTCAAGCTGTCATTTTCCGTTGCTACCAGATAAGGAGCACGGATGCCGTTCCAGTCAAAGGAGGAATTCAGGATAGCTTCATGGAAATCACCGTTCGGAAAATGATCCGTCCATTGGCGTTGTCCCTGGAAGCCGGAAACAATCGCATGATGTCCCATTGCTTCCTCAGCAAAGCCGAGCTCTTCAAGACGCTTGTTCCCCACCATCAAATCACGGACGATTTGCGTCATCTTCACAACCATTTCCCAATCCTTGTCTTTCTTCTCGCGCGAGGTTTGAATGTCTTCCGGATTGTTATCCGGGCCTTCCTTGCAGTTTTCCTTCACCCAAGCCATGGCGATCTTATATTCTTCAGGATCATAGATTTCTTCCTCAACCCGGCGTGTAATTTCCGACATATCCACGTACTCGTTCCGCATGCCCAGATATTCCTGGAAGAAATCCGGATCAATCATGGAACCCGCAATCCCCATAGAAACGGAGCCAATGGCAAGATAGGATTTGCCTTTCATCAGCGCAGCCGCCATACCCGCTCTTGCGAAGCGGAGCAGCTTCTCCTGCACATCCCCAGGAATGGACGGATCATTCAGATCCTGCACATCTCTGCCATAGATGCCGAACGCCGGAAGACCCTTTTGCGCATGAGCCGACAATACAGCAGCCAAATAGACTGCGCCCGGTCTTTCCGTACCGTTGAAGCCCCATACCGCTTTGGGAATAGCCGGGTCCATGTCCATCGTTTCCGTACCATAACACCAACAAGGAGTAACGGTAATCGAAACACCAACTCCGGCTTTAGAGAACTTATCTGCGCAGGCAGCCGCTTCAGCAACACCGCCGATACAAGTATCAGCAATCACGCACTCTACTTTGGATCCATCCGGGTAACGGAGATTCTCGCTCAGAAAAGAAGAAACCGCCTTAGCCAGATTCATTGTCATATCTTCAAGCGATTCACGTACGCCCTTTCTTCTTCCGTCTATGGTCGGGCGGATGCCGATCTTAGGAAAATCCTGCTTCCATCTAGCGTCTTTTGTTGTCATAACTGTTTCTTCCTCCTCATGAATAAGTTGATGGGAATCATGCCCTGTTCAATTAGGGTTATCGATAACCCTAATACTAAAATGAATGCAGCATTCGCTTTGCTTCAGAAAAAATGATCATTAAGATTAGTTCTTTCGTCATATTCACAAAATGAGAGCTGCATGGTTGCTGTAGTCTAATTTGTCTTAACTATTGTATAATGAGGTTATCGATAACTTTAAAATAGCAATGAAAACGGTTGCTGTCAATCCGTATTTTCTTTAGGATTAGAACAATACAGATAGAAGAAGGGGTTATGCATGGTTACCATTTATGATATTGCAGAAAAGGCCAACGTTTCCGCAATGACGGTTTCAAAGGTCATCAACAATACAGGACGAATCAGTGAACAAACACGCAAACGGGTCAAAAAGGTTATGGAAGAGCTTAACTATATCCCCAACTCTAATGCACGCAGTCTGGTGCTCCAGCAAACGCAGATTTTGTCCCTGCTGATTACGGACATTACCAATCCGTTTTATACAAGTCTGGCCCGCGGTGCTGAAGACAGCGCCAAAAAGCTGGGCTACCGCCTGCTGTTCGGCAACAGTGATGAGGATTACGACAAGGAGCAGGATTATGTAGACATGATTCTCTCAACCCGTGTAGACGGCGTACTGTTTGCCCCTGCAGGGGATCATTCCCTGAAACATTTAGAGAAGCTACGTGCCCATAACATTCCTTTTGTGATCATGGACAGGGCAGTACCTGGTATTGAATCCGATATCGTCTCAGGAGACAGCAAGCAAGGTGCACGTAATCTTGTTGATTATCTGATCAGCCTTGGCCACCGCAGAATCGCTCTCGTTAACGGTTCGCTGGATGTATCCACCGCTCGTTTACGTTACCAGGGATATGCCGAAGCACTCCAGCTCCACGGAATCGCTCTGGATGATAGGCTCGTCATTCATAAAAGCTACCGTGAATATAAAGATGAAGACCAGCTCCTGCATTTACTGGAGCAGCCTTCTCCTCCGACTGCCATTTTTGCGGCAAACAACTTTTTGGCTGTTGGGGTCATTAATGCGTTGAGACAACGGGGAATCCGCGTACCTGAAGACATGTCGGTCGTCTGCTTTGATGATCTTGATCTGTCCTCCGCACTTGATCCGTTTCTGACTGTCGCTGCCCAGCCTGCATATCAATTCGGTGCCATGGGGATTCAGCTGCTGGTCGAGCGGATTCAAGGAAGCGCTGTACCTGAAGCCAGAAAAATAATCTTACCTTCCGAACTCATCATTCGTTCTTCAGCCAAGACAATCGGCAAATAATTGGGTACAATATGGAGAATGCTTGTTGAAGAAGGTGACGTACAATTCAAACGAAGAAAATTACCAAAAGTATACTAACACCAGCCAAAATTCTGGTCATCGGCTTTTTTCTGATCATAACGCTCGGAACTTTTCTCTTGTCCTTGCCAATATCCTCTGTAACCGGAGTAAGGATTCCTTTCCTGAACGCCTTATTTACGGCAACCTCGGCCACCTGCGTAACCGGGCTGACCGTTTTGGATATAGGGACAGCATTCTCCGCTTTCGGACAAGTCGTCATTGTAATGCTTGTACAAATTGGCGGAATCGGCTTTATGACCATGGCCACCCTGATTGCCCTGGTACTGAACAAACGGATTTCCTTGCGCGAGAGGCTGATTCTGCAAGAGGCTCTTAATCATGGCACGATCGATGGTGTGGTTCGGCTGGTTAAAAAGGTAATTCTGTATTCCTTGCTGGTCGAGCTTGCCGGAGCGTTACTTCTCGCAGTTCATTTTTTCTTTTCGCTTCATCTATCGTTGGGAAGATCAGCGTATTTCGGCATCTTCCATAGTATCTCCATGTTTAATAATGCCGGGTTCGACCTGATGGGAACCATAAACGGTCCTTTCAGCGGAATGGTGCCTTTTGTACAAGATCCATTCATCAATATTGTCATGATGGGGCTCATTTTTCTGGGGGGAATCGGGTTTATCGTGTTATCGGATCTCATTGACTTTCCGAATACACGTAAACTCTCGCTGCATAGTAAAGTCGTTCTTACGGCAACCCTGCTGCTCATCGTTATTGGCACACTTGTAATATTCGCTATGGAATTTAGCAATCCAAGTACGCTCAAGCCACTGCATGCCGGAGGCAAATTTCTTGCTTCCATGTTCCAGTCGGTAACCACCCGCTCCGGCGGTGTTGCCACTCTGGATATTGGAGCCTTCCGTCAATCGACGCAGTTTATGCTAATTCTGCTGATGTTTACGGGGGCTGCTCCGGGTTCAACCGGCGGCGGGATTAAAATCACGACCTTTGTGCTCCTGTTGGGTGCGGTATACGCCATGATCCGGGGACGTGAAGACGTAGTCCTGTTCCGGAAAAGAATTGCCAAGGATGTCGTCTACAAAGCCATCACGCTGACGCTCCTGTCCTTACTGCTGATTATTTTGTTCTCTATGCTTTTGTCCATTACAGAGCATCAGGATTTTATGACCATTCTGTTCGAATCCACCTCAGCCTTCGGAACAACCGGTCTTTCCATGGGGATGACAACGCATTTGTCCGCCCTCGGCAAGGTTTGGATTATATGTCTGATGTTCTTTGGCCGGATTGGCCCGCTGACACTGGTATATGCCCTCTCCCGCGATCGGAAGAAGGACCTATACAATTATCCCGAAGGCCGGATTATTATCGGATAGTCAAAACCAACAATTATGAAAAGAGTCCCTCTTGACCGATTATTCGGTAGACGGACTCTTTGTCTTTTCTGGTTGACCATGCCCTTCATCCCCGCTGCTTTTTTGCTTTTTATTTTTCAAAGCACCTATTACCAGGAGCAGAACAGGAAACAGAAAACTTGGAAAGAATGCGAAGATCGGATATACATAGCCCAGATAATACTCAAGTTCGGCCGGGTTGTTTACAATCCATTTCGACATAGGCAGGGTCAAAAACAGAAAAGGTATGATCGCATATTTATAAGAAGTAAGCTTAAATAGCTGAACTGCTGAGATCGTGACCGCGTAAAAGCTGAGTGTTATTTTAACAAAAGTCGTGCTGATCCAAATGATTCCTACTAAGGCTTCTACGCGTTCAAAGATCCGTTCGATTCTAATTTCTTTGGCTAAATCGTATACAACATAAGGAGCTCGTATGGTCTCCTCGATTCCGAGAACCGATATCGTATACAAGGCGATGATTACTAGGGTAAAGGGCGCAGCGGCTGAAGTGATATAAAAGTATTTTTTTGTTTTTTTCTTGTCCACAATAAAACGCACCAGCATCAAGACCACGACCACATCCATGGTTGGGAATCCAATAATTGAGTAGAGGCCTTTAATCGAAGGCATAATCCCATCCGGAAAAATCGGCAATAGGTTGTCGACATCAATTTTCGGAACAAGCATCATTGAAGATACTATAAAAACAAACACAGCTATAGGAAGCAGTATTTCGGTTGCTCTGCCGATCACGCCCAGTCCCAAAAATACACCATACACCACTGGAATCATAAACACCAAACCGATGATATCAAGCGGAGATCTGGGGAGGATAACGGATCCAAGAAACCCGCTTATCACACGCAGAATGTAAGCAACAAGAATAATAAAAAAGAGTAAATAAATGAAACCGAGCACCCACCCGGCCCCTTTTCCAAGGATACGCTGGCTGTATTCTATAATGGTCTCATCGGGGTATGTGAATGACAGTTTCATATAAAGCCATCCAAAACCCAGCTGAACGAAGATAGACAGAACCATGGTGAACCATTCATCTGATCTTGCAATGTTTGCTATCGTATGCGGTTGGACGATCGCTGCTTCCCCCAAAATATACATGTACATAAGGATCGCAAACTGAGCGGACGTAATTTTTGCTTTATCCATTTTCTGTCCCTTCCATGAGCCATTTTGCTACCGGTTTATATAGAGGCTCCAGCATCCCGTCTATCAAATGCGTCAATGTTGGAATAGGCGCATCAAACAGCAGGAGCAAGTATAGTGCTACACCTGCAGCAAGGATTAGTGTGGCAAAGATAAAATCCTGGGACTTACCGTTCCGCCGCAAATAATTTCCCTGAATGATCCCTGTCAGCAAGGCCGAAATCACAATGCCAATCCATGAACTCACTTCGGCCACCTCCAGTCGCACGGCATGTTCCCTGTTTTTATTTCTCACCAATATAGGATCTGGTCCGAATACCTGTTCCGACGATGGTAATGCTCACATCTACCCGTGTAGGTATATCTTGAAAGATCGAATCCCAGTCATCTTTGTTCTTCTTCCAGTATTTAGGATTTGCTTGATACACGTGTTTCGCATAAGCGGCTGGATCGCTTTTCATTTCTTGAAGCTTCGACATGCTTTTGAGAATAAGTTTGCGTTGAATTTTCTCCGCTTCTTTTTCCAGCCAGTGGATTTGATCGTTATCCTGTAATTGAACGTTGGCGCTCTTGTTGTCCAGGACAAAAGTTTTATGTTCCACTTTAATCACGATGACAGGCTTATGATTGTGGAAAACGGCTTTCACTTTGGTCTGATTGTGTATTGGCGCTATGTAAACTTTTTGGTTTTCGCCTACCGGGATGCTAATAATCATCCGCTCCAGCTTGTTTTTTACGATGGTTAGTCCCTTCGAATCTTCCTTACCTAAAAAGCCAATCAATTTGCCATTCTTAAAAATGGACATGGAATCCATCCGGAGAAAGTTTTCAGGCTCGATTTGCTCCGTGTTTGATTTTTTTTGTGCTTCATTTGCGTCCCCGATCAGCTCAATACTTGGAATAGCCGGGTCTTCTTTATCACTTTGAATGGACTGAATAAACTCTCTGACCGTAACCGGATATATGGCGCCCACTCTTTGATGATAGGTTTTAATCATGCTGTAAATTTGCTGAACGGGTATTTTCTCCATGGAAGTTATCGTTTTTAAAATATCTTCCGCTTTACCATTCTTAGCAACCAGCATATCGAAATCCGTCCGAATTTCCGGATCACGGTCAACCATATCGAACATATCCTTAATGCCTTTACGTGCCAGTCCCTCACCGATAATCATGACCTGATTATGTGAAAAATAGAACCTCCTTGATGTAAGAGCCGACATATTCTGGAATGTATCAATTAGCGATAAACCCGTCCCTATATAGTTAGTCACAGGTATGCCTTCCTTACCTCCGCCGCTTTGGGAATCGGAAACCTGATTAGGAACGACTACCTGGAGGGTCACGCGGATATTCTTCTCATTCTTTGGATCCTCATCGATGCCTATGGCAACGACAATAGATAGATCGTCCAGATATTTGCTGTCCCAGCAACCGCCCAGTGGCAGCAGCATGATAATAGAAGCCATGACTAGACATAAACGCTGCAGCATAGTGAAGGTCACTCCTTTGGTTGCTCGGATGGTCCAGAGTCCCTCTTATTGTGTTCAACAGTCGAATCAGAAGGCTGACCCTTGGGAGAGGATACATCTGCGGTATTCTCCGTCATTGTCTCACGATGCAGCACGTCGTTATCTTTACGGAATCGGACTGGGTTATTTTTACTGAGCATTTTAGGTCTGGTTTTCATTAAATTCATGGGAACACGAATAAATGTATCCTTCATGTCTGAGAGAATCGAAGGTCCATATGGAGCCATGTATGGCACGTTCACGGATTTTAGACTGCATAAATGCAGCAGCATAATCAGCAGTAAACAAGCCATGCCAAAAATACCCATGAAAGATGAAGCAAATAAAAACAGGAACCGCAGAATTCTTGCTGTGATTCCGATGTTATATGCAGGTGATACGAAGCTGGCAATCGCTGTCAGGGAGACAACAATAACGACCGCAGGGGATACAATCCCTGCCTCAACAGCGGCTTGACCGAGTACCAGACCACCAACGATGGAGATCGTATTACCGACGGTTCTTGGCATCCGCACTCCCGCTTCACGGAGAATTTCGAACACCATCTCCATAATAACGGCCTCTACAAATGCGGGGAATGGAACCCCCTCCCTCTGTACAGCCAGCTTAATCAACCATGGGGTCGGGATCATCTCCTGATGGAATGTAATGATCGCCACATATAAAGATGGCAGGAGAAGTCCGATGAAAAAAGAAATGAAACGGAGCACCCGGATCAGGCTTCCGACATCAAACCGGTTATAGTAATCCTCTGCAGATTGAAAAAACATATTAAATGTGCTCGGTACAACCAGTGCAAAAGGCGTGCCGTCCACCATAATCGCAACCCGGCCCTCCAGTAAATTCGCAGCAATCACATCAGGGCGTTCGCTATGATATACCGTAGGAAAGACGGTGAAATTCGTGTCCTCAATCAGTTCTTCGATATAGCCGGATTCAAGGATGCCATCGATATGAATGTTGGACAGACGCTTCCGGACCTCTGTTACAATCTCCTCGGAAACGATGCCCTGAATATACATGATGCCAATTTCTGTTTTCGTCACTTCACCGATTTGCATCTCCTCAAGCCACAGTTTGGGGCTCTTGATCTTCCGGCGCAGCAGGGATGTATTGGTTCGGATCGATTCCGTAAAACCTTCTCTTGGTCCGCGGATGACCGTCTGGGAGGTAGGTTCGGTTACGGAGCGCTTTTCGCCGCCCCGGGTACCCGCGATAATGACCTCTTCACTTCCATTCAAAAAAAGAATCGTATCGCCTGAGAGAAGCTGCGCATAGATTTTTTCCCAATCAGAGCTTTTCGTGATCTCGCCAACAGAAAATGCCCTTAGCTTAAAATCCTTGATAAGCTCATCAATGCCTGGCTCTTCCTCAGACCTGGTCAGCATGCTGGTCTCATCCAGTACCGTTTGAATCGTGAACTCTGATACTGAGGTTGTATCCACCAGTCCATCTATATAAACAAAGGCCATTTGAAGCCTTAGATGCTCTTCTTCCACTTCCCGGATAATCAGATCCTCGCTATTCCCCATATCGTCCTTGATTTTTTGCAGGTTTTCCTTCAATTCCGGCGAGAGGGGGATGTTTTGCTGAGTTTCTGGGCGCTCCTCTTTCGATCGTTTGTTTTGCTGCCGTAACTTCCTGGACATATGCCTCCCCCCTGTTGTTCGATGAACTTATTATTTCCATATATGGACAATTTCATCCAGATAAGCGGACGACAAAAAAGGACAGAAAGCATACGCTTCCTGTCCTTGCTGCTTAGAAAATAATGGGGGTCGTTTTGATTTATTCCTTCCACAGCTTGGTAAACAAGCCCGGCTTTCGTCCGACGAGACCTTTTTCCAGGGCATAACGTGTAAGTTGAACCCGATTCTCAAGATGCAGCTTTTGCAGAATGTTCTTGAGATGATTTTTTACCGTCT
Encoded here:
- a CDS encoding spore germination protein yields the protein MSRKLRQQNKRSKEERPETQQNIPLSPELKENLQKIKDDMGNSEDLIIREVEEEHLRLQMAFVYIDGLVDTTSVSEFTIQTVLDETSMLTRSEEEPGIDELIKDFKLRAFSVGEITKSSDWEKIYAQLLSGDTILFLNGSEEVIIAGTRGGEKRSVTEPTSQTVIRGPREGFTESIRTNTSLLRRKIKSPKLWLEEMQIGEVTKTEIGIMYIQGIVSEEIVTEVRKRLSNIHIDGILESGYIEELIEDTNFTVFPTVYHSERPDVIAANLLEGRVAIMVDGTPFALVVPSTFNMFFQSAEDYYNRFDVGSLIRVLRFISFFIGLLLPSLYVAIITFHQEMIPTPWLIKLAVQREGVPFPAFVEAVIMEMVFEILREAGVRMPRTVGNTISIVGGLVLGQAAVEAGIVSPAVVIVVSLTAIASFVSPAYNIGITARILRFLFLFASSFMGIFGMACLLLIMLLHLCSLKSVNVPYMAPYGPSILSDMKDTFIRVPMNLMKTRPKMLSKNNPVRFRKDNDVLHRETMTENTADVSSPKGQPSDSTVEHNKRDSGPSEQPKE
- a CDS encoding TrkH family potassium uptake protein — encoded protein: MQTKKITKSILTPAKILVIGFFLIITLGTFLLSLPISSVTGVRIPFLNALFTATSATCVTGLTVLDIGTAFSAFGQVVIVMLVQIGGIGFMTMATLIALVLNKRISLRERLILQEALNHGTIDGVVRLVKKVILYSLLVELAGALLLAVHFFFSLHLSLGRSAYFGIFHSISMFNNAGFDLMGTINGPFSGMVPFVQDPFINIVMMGLIFLGGIGFIVLSDLIDFPNTRKLSLHSKVVLTATLLLIVIGTLVIFAMEFSNPSTLKPLHAGGKFLASMFQSVTTRSGGVATLDIGAFRQSTQFMLILLMFTGAAPGSTGGGIKITTFVLLLGAVYAMIRGREDVVLFRKRIAKDVVYKAITLTLLSLLLIILFSMLLSITEHQDFMTILFESTSAFGTTGLSMGMTTHLSALGKVWIICLMFFGRIGPLTLVYALSRDRKKDLYNYPEGRIIIG
- a CDS encoding endospore germination permease, encoding MDKAKITSAQFAILMYMYILGEAAIVQPHTIANIARSDEWFTMVLSIFVQLGFGWLYMKLSFTYPDETIIEYSQRILGKGAGWVLGFIYLLFFIILVAYILRVISGFLGSVILPRSPLDIIGLVFMIPVVYGVFLGLGVIGRATEILLPIAVFVFIVSSMMLVPKIDVDNLLPIFPDGIMPSIKGLYSIIGFPTMDVVVVLMLVRFIVDKKKTKKYFYITSAAAPFTLVIIALYTISVLGIEETIRAPYVVYDLAKEIRIERIFERVEALVGIIWISTTFVKITLSFYAVTISAVQLFKLTSYKYAIIPFLFLTLPMSKWIVNNPAELEYYLGYVYPIFAFFPSFLFPVLLLVIGALKNKKQKSSGDEGHGQPEKTKSPSTE
- a CDS encoding Ger(x)C family spore germination protein; amino-acid sequence: MLQRLCLVMASIIMLLPLGGCWDSKYLDDLSIVVAIGIDEDPKNEKNIRVTLQVVVPNQVSDSQSGGGKEGIPVTNYIGTGLSLIDTFQNMSALTSRRFYFSHNQVMIIGEGLARKGIKDMFDMVDRDPEIRTDFDMLVAKNGKAEDILKTITSMEKIPVQQIYSMIKTYHQRVGAIYPVTVREFIQSIQSDKEDPAIPSIELIGDANEAQKKSNTEQIEPENFLRMDSMSIFKNGKLIGFLGKEDSKGLTIVKNKLERMIISIPVGENQKVYIAPIHNQTKVKAVFHNHKPVIVIKVEHKTFVLDNKSANVQLQDNDQIHWLEKEAEKIQRKLILKSMSKLQEMKSDPAAYAKHVYQANPKYWKKNKDDWDSIFQDIPTRVDVSITIVGTGIRTRSYIGEK